Proteins encoded together in one Terriglobus saanensis SP1PR4 window:
- a CDS encoding Hsp20/alpha crystallin family protein: MTITRFSPLHDVAVLQNRLNSIFSDFARPTTGETESLNSGSFTPPVDIYEDPQKLALRIEVPGIRPEDVDIRVENTTLTVRGERKFATEDKEENFHRVERRYGSFVRSFTLPQTLDTEQIKANYEHGVLTLELPKKPEAKPKQIKIEIGTGASPKQVEAAK, from the coding sequence ATGACGATCACTCGATTCAGCCCCCTTCATGACGTAGCCGTCCTGCAAAACCGCCTCAACTCCATCTTTTCCGACTTCGCCCGTCCCACGACGGGAGAGACCGAGAGTCTGAACTCCGGCTCCTTTACGCCGCCCGTGGATATCTACGAGGATCCGCAGAAGCTCGCGCTTCGCATTGAAGTTCCCGGCATCCGACCCGAAGATGTGGACATTCGTGTGGAGAACACGACATTGACCGTGCGTGGCGAACGCAAATTTGCCACAGAGGATAAGGAAGAGAACTTCCACCGTGTGGAGCGTCGCTACGGATCGTTTGTCCGCAGCTTTACCCTGCCCCAGACGCTGGACACCGAGCAGATCAAGGCGAACTACGAGCACGGTGTACTGACCCTCGAGCTTCCCAAGAAGCCTGAGGCGAAGCCGAAGCAGATCAAGATTGAGATCGGCACAGGCGCAAGCCCGAAACAGGTAGAAGCCGCAAAGTAA
- a CDS encoding glycosyltransferase, whose translation MSKILVATFPLAGHAGPMLVVAEFLRQQGHDVFFHSSDFYREKAKARDLRFLPLMGNANYDYHKLGELIPSLRTATSPLDQSLLSVKHLLGDRIPDQYRGLLKILDEEKIDLILTDVGFWGVFPLLLRKGPRPPVFACGTTAPMWLDPAFSILTGPDETPDGLRRNLEDNRKWEVERAPADRYVDEVLQKLGAQVPGGFRLGDTMYSLPDLFLQMGTEEFEFPQHNRRPNLRFVGPILPQSKELVKVPWLDDSRPVIFVTQGTLANFNFDQLVNPALAGLSGEDVQVVVTAGGGPRDTIVATKNAIVEPYLPYELILPKTSVFVTNGGYNGIQQALSYGIPVVTAGATEDKPQVCARVRWSGVGIDLQTGAPTGEQIRHAVLQVLRDSSYRERAKVLGSSISKTNALKAIAEIAERSISENAGQKAGRFSMPVV comes from the coding sequence ATGAGCAAGATACTTGTAGCAACATTTCCCCTGGCGGGGCATGCCGGACCGATGTTGGTTGTCGCTGAATTTCTGCGTCAACAAGGGCACGACGTCTTTTTCCATAGTTCTGATTTCTATCGTGAAAAAGCAAAGGCTCGCGATCTGCGCTTCCTTCCCCTCATGGGAAATGCCAACTACGACTATCACAAGCTGGGAGAACTGATCCCGAGCTTGAGAACCGCCACCTCTCCGCTCGATCAGTCTCTCCTTTCTGTAAAGCATCTACTTGGCGACCGCATCCCGGATCAGTATCGCGGCCTACTCAAGATTCTTGACGAGGAGAAGATTGACCTCATTCTGACGGACGTCGGTTTCTGGGGAGTTTTTCCTCTGCTCTTACGCAAGGGGCCTCGGCCGCCCGTATTCGCCTGTGGTACGACCGCCCCTATGTGGCTCGACCCTGCTTTTTCGATCCTGACCGGACCGGACGAGACACCGGACGGGCTCAGGCGGAACCTCGAAGACAATCGGAAATGGGAGGTTGAGCGGGCGCCAGCGGACCGCTATGTCGACGAAGTGCTCCAGAAGCTTGGGGCCCAGGTTCCCGGTGGGTTCAGGCTCGGCGATACGATGTACAGCCTTCCAGACCTCTTTCTCCAGATGGGCACAGAGGAATTTGAGTTCCCTCAGCACAACCGGCGACCGAATCTGCGTTTTGTCGGGCCGATTCTGCCTCAATCGAAGGAGTTGGTGAAAGTTCCCTGGCTGGACGATTCCAGGCCTGTGATCTTTGTAACGCAGGGTACTTTGGCGAACTTCAACTTCGATCAGCTGGTAAATCCCGCGCTTGCCGGTCTCTCCGGTGAAGACGTTCAAGTGGTTGTGACCGCAGGCGGTGGTCCCAGGGACACGATTGTTGCGACAAAGAACGCAATTGTGGAACCGTATCTCCCCTATGAGTTGATCCTTCCCAAAACGAGCGTCTTCGTCACGAATGGCGGTTATAACGGTATCCAACAGGCACTGAGCTATGGCATTCCGGTGGTTACGGCCGGTGCGACTGAGGACAAGCCGCAGGTATGCGCGCGGGTGAGATGGAGCGGTGTGGGCATCGATCTGCAGACTGGCGCTCCCACAGGGGAACAGATCCGCCATGCGGTCTTGCAGGTATTGCGCGATTCGAGCTACCGGGAGCGCGCCAAAGTGCTCGGTTCCAGCATCTCGAAGACGAATGCGCTTAAGGCAATCGCGGAGATAGCGGAAAGAAGTATCTCCGAAAATGCAGGTCAAAAGGCTGGAAGGTTTTCGATGCCGGTAGTTTAG